The Streptomyces sp. NBC_00162 sequence CCTGCACCCCCGGCAACAGCCCGGGACCCTCCCTGGAGCTGGACGTCACGGCCCCCGGCGGCGGCGCCGCTCAGTCCGGCGGCGGGGACGGGCAGGACACCCTCCCGCAGACCGGCCCCACCGACTCCGCCCTCGCCCTCGGCACCCTCGGCGGCACCGTGCTGCTCTCCGGCGCGGCCGGCGTGCTCTGGCTGACCCGGCGCGGCCAGCGGGCCCGGTCCTGAACGGAGCACCCCCGGCCATGCCCGTGCTCCACACCCTCCAGCGGCTCGGGGTGCTGCTCCTCGCGGCCACCGCGCTGTACACGGCCGCCGCGAGCCCCGCGGCGGCCGAAGAGCCCGGCTGGACCGCCGAGCCAGCCGCCGGAACGACCGCCACCGCCCGGCCCGGCGGCGTCCGCCCGTACTACTACATGGCGGGCACCCCCGGCACCGTCCTGGAGGACCGCCTCGCCCTGGCCAACACCACCGACCAGGAGCGCACGATCACCCTGCGCGGGGCCGACGCCTACAACACCGCCGACGGCGCCTTCGCGGTCCGCCCGGCCGAGCCCGCGGCCGGAGGCCGCTCAGAAGGGCCCGGCACCGGCGCCGGATCCTGGATCAGCTTCGGCGCCGGAGCCACCGTGAAGATCCCGCCCCGCACCCGTGCGGTGGTCCCCTTCTCGCTCACCGTTCCGCCCTCCTCCCCGCCCGGCGACCACCCCGCCGCCGTGGTCGCCACCGAAGGCGGCCACGAGGTCGGCGTACGGGTCCACCTGCGGGTCAGCGGCCCCACCCTGGCCGCCCTCACGGTCGAGGACGTCACCGTACGGGGCAAGGGCTCGGCCGCGGTCGTCGCCTACACCCTGGTCAACCGCGGCAACGTGGCCCTCGCCCCCGAGCTGGGGCTGCGGGCCGAGGGCCTCTTCGGCGAGGTGCCGGGGCGCACCGGCCGCGCCCTGTCCGTCGAACTGCTCCCCGGCCAGCGGGTGGAGCTGACCGAACCCTGGCCCGGAGCCCCGGTCCTGGACCGGGTGCGCGTCACCCTCACCGTCACCGCCCCCGGCGGCGCCCGCGCGGTGGCAGACGGATCGCGCTGGCTCGTGCCCTGGAACCTCATCGGCTGGACGGGGGCGGGCCTGCTCGCCCTCGGCGGGACCACCGCGGCCGCGCTGTACTTCGTACGCGCCCGCCGTCCCCGCCGGAACGCGCCGGCCGGCGCACCGCCCGCGGCCGGACCTGCCCCTGCACCGGAACACGAACTGACGGGAGCCTCCAGGTGAGAAGACTCGGAGCCCTGCTCGCAGCCGGGCTGGCGGTGTGCGCGCTGGCCCTGTTCCCGGCGCCCCCGGCCGCGGCCGACGAGGGCAAGCCCGCCGTGGCGCTCTCGCTCCAGGAGGCCGCCAAGGGCACCGAGATCACCGTCACCGGCACCGGCTGGCGGGCCAAGACCCTGGTGATGCTGCTGGTCTGCGGGCAGAACATGATCGGCGGTACCAACAGCTGCGCCAACGCCGACGGCGCCGCTGTATCCGTCGCCGACGACGGGCACTTCGCCGCGCAGCTGCCCGTGGTGGCACCGCCCAAGCCCTGCCCCTGCGTCGTCAACGTCACCTCCGTCAACGGCGACCAGTCCACCGTCGCCGCCGCGTTGAAGATCACCGACCACCCGGTGGCCGAGCTGCCCGCCGAATCCGGCACGGCCCGCCTCGCGATGCTCACCGGCGTCCGGCTGGAGGGCGACGACGGGGTGCTGACCTGGTTCGGCGCCCCGCCCAGCCGCAAGTTCAAGGTCACCGTCGGCAATCTCGGCTCGGCCCCCGTCAAGGACCCGGTCTTCCAACTCGGCACCGCCCACGGGGTGTTCGCACCGCTGTGGGAGGAGGTCCGCTGGAAGGGCAGCATCGCGCCGGGCGGCAAGGCGGAGATCGCCCTGGACGTGGCCCTCACCGCGGGCGCCCACGGCGACTACACGATCTCCCTCAAGTACGGCGAGACCGTCGTGGCCACCCAGCCCTGGGGCGTGGACCGGCCGTACGGGGTCCTGCTGTTCTGGGGCCTGCTCCTGCTGGTCATCCCGGCCGCGGTCTTCCGCGTCGGCATGGCCGTCGTCGACAAGGTCCGGCCGCGCACCGCGCCCCCCGGCCGCCACCGGGGAGCCCGCATCCCCGAGGCGGCGGCCGCGGTGACGGGCCGCCTGCCCAGGATTCCCGCCGTACGAGGACCCGCGCGCGCGGCCACCCCGCCGCCGGCCACTTCCTCGGCGACCCACGAGACCCCCACGGCGGCCCTGCCGTGGTTCACCCCGGACAGCGCGCCGGAGACAGCACCACAGACGTCCGCACCGTCTGAGAACCGTTCGACGACGAAGGGACATTCGTGAAGACCCAACGGAGGGTGAGCGCGGCCGTGGTCGCGCTGCTGCTCGGCGGCGCGGGTATCGCCATTTCGGCTTCTCCTGCCCTGGCCGCCGAGGCCACATTCAAGGTCAAGTGCGTTCCGCCGGCCGGCGGAGGCGACCCGGTGGAGGGCGAGACCACCGCCAAGATCACGGCCCCGGCCACCGCCAAGGTCGGTGACGAGGTCGACGTGGTCTGGGAGACCGTGAAGCCCGCCTCGAACAACACGGACCTGATGGACATCCCGCAGGACTCCGTCCAGCCCACCGGCTGGATCGCGGTGGGCGGCGGGATGGGCGAGCTGAAGGTCGTCGGGGAGAAGAAGAACCCGCCGATCCCGAAGAAGGCCCCCATGGTCATGTCACCCATGAAGGGCAAGCTGAAGCTCACCAAGGCCGGCAAGATCACCCTGACCCCCGGCAAGTACGACGTCGCCGTCACGTTCTCCTTCGGCACCTTCGTCACCAAGTGCGCGCCGACCGGCGAGGTGAAGGGCGGGGCGACCATCGATGTCTCGGCCGGCTCCAGCGGCGGGACGACGAGCGGCGGCACCACGAGCGGCGGCACGACCACGGGCGGGGCGACCACCGGCGGCTCCACCACCGGCGGCGGTTCCACCACCACCTCGGGCGGCTCCACCACCGGCGGAGGCGGCGGCCAGACCGACTTCCCGGGCAAGGCCGTCGAGGTCGCCTTCGACTGCGGCCCGGTCGTCCCCGGGGGCATCAAGACCCCGGTCACGATCAACGCGAAGAAGAACGGCGGCAGCTACGACCTGACCGTCAAGACGGCGAAGGGCGCGATGGCCGCGCCCATGGCCCTGCCGGCGGGGGCCCTCAAGCCCTCGATGAACGTCAAACTCGGCGGCGCGGACAGCGGAACGGTCAAGGTCTCCGGCCCGGCCAACGCGGAGCCGATCCCTGACAAGGCCCCTGTCAGCCTCAACGACATGACCGGCACCTACAAGCCGGGCAAGACCGGCAAGGTGTCGCTGAGCCCGGACCAGCTGACCATCGACGTCACGATGGCCCCGGGCTCCACGCCGATCAACGTGCCCTGCAAGGCGACCAGCAGCGGCGTCTCGCTGGAGCTGGACACCGCCGCCCAGCCGGGCGGCTCCGGCTCGGCGACCACCACCGGCACCAGCACCTCCGGCGGCCTCGCCGAGACCGGCGCCGAGGACGAGGGCGGCATCAAGGCCCTGGCCCTGGTCGCCGGCACGGTGATCCTGCTCGGTGCCGGCGTCTTCACCTTCACCCCGTGGCGCCGCCTGCGCGGCACCCGCTAGCCCGGAAACGCGAGCGGCCCGGCACACCTTTCGGTGTGCCGGGCCGCTCACGTGCCGGAGGGGTGCGTCAGTGCACGCCACCCATGAGGGTCTGGACCTTCTTGCGGTACGAGTAGACCGCGAAACCGGCCAGGACCGCGGCGAGCGCCTGGAAGGCGATCACCGAGGTGCCGTTGAGGTCCACCCCGCCGATGGACAGGAGGCTGGTGATGCAGTCACCGGCGGTGACCGCGAGGAACCAGACACCCATCATCTGGGAGGCGTACTTCTGCGGGGCCATCTTCGTGGTGACGGAGAGGCCGACCGGGGAGACGCACAGCTCGCCGATGGTCTGGATCATGTAGATCGAGACCAGCCACATCGGGGAGACCTTGACGTCGCCGGTCGCCATGCCCATCGGCACGATGAAGACGAAGAACGAGGCACCGATCAGGACCAGGCCCATCGCGAACTTCACGATGGTGTTCGGCTCCTGGTTCTTGCGGGCCAGCCACAGCCACAGCCAGGCGAAGACCGGGGCCAGGGCCATCACGAACAGCGGGTTCAGCGACTGGTACCAGGTGGCCGAGAAGTCGAAGCCGAAGACGGTGCCGGCGGTCTTGTCGTCCGCGAACAGGGACAGCGTGGAGCCACCCTGGTCGTAGATCATCCAGAAGACGGCAGCGGCGATGAAGAACCAGATGTACGCGGTCATCTTCGACTGCTCGGAGCCCGACAGGTCCTTGTCGCGCTTGATGCGCGCCAGCACGGCGATCGGGATGATCAGGCCCGCCAGCGTCAGCGGGACCAGGGCCCAGTTGAGCGTGTAGGCACCGAGGGCCACCACGGCGCCGTAGAAGAGGGCGATGCCCAGGACGGCGAAGACGACCTTGGTGAGGACGGCCTTGCGCTCCTCCGGGGACAGCGGGTTCGGGACCAGGCTGCTCTTCGGGCTCAGGTGCTTGGTGCCGAGCAGGAACTGGACGAGACCGAGGCCCATGCCGACGGCGGCGAGGGCGAAGCCCATGTGCCAGTTGTGCTCCTTGCCGACCGTGCCGACGACGAGCGGGGCGACGAAGGCGCCGAGGTTGATGCCGACGTAGAAGAGGGTGAAGCCACCGTCGCGGCGCGGGTCCTCAGGGCCGTCGTACAGGTGGCCGACCATCGTGGAGATGTTGGCCTTGAGCAGACCGGAACCGGCCGCCACCAGGATCAGACCGACGAAGAACATCGCCTGGCCCGGAAGGGCCAGCGACAGGTGACCAGCCATGATCACGAAACCGGCGATCGCGACCGTCTTGCGGGCGCCCCAGACGCGGTCGCCGAACCATCCGCCCGGCATGGCCATCAGGTAGACCATCGAGACGTACACGGAGTAGATCGCCGTGGTGGTGGCCGCGGTCATCGCGAGGCCGCCGCCCTGGCTGCCCGTGGCGGCGTCGGCACCGCCCGAGACCAGGTAGTACACGAGAAGTGCGCGCATGCCGTAGTAGGAGAAGCGCTCCCACATCTCGGTCATGAACAGCGTGGCCAGGCCACGGGGGTGGCCGAAGAAGGTCTTCTCGGTGGACGGATCCGCCGCGTCCCTCGTCAGGCTGGAAGCCATGGTCGATCCTTGCTTGCTCGGGACGCGTGGCTTCGTGAGCCCATCAGCGCCCGGTGGGGGGTGGCCGGCACCGGCAGCGGAAGTCCCACCCCACGCCCGGGGGTCTCGCCCCCGTGGGGTCGGGGGTGAAGGGATGTCCGTAACCGAGATCCACGCCCGGCCGCGCATCATCGCGCGACGGGCCCGGCCCACAGGTCATTCACTGTCATCAAGCCCGGACAGGTCAGTCCGTCAAGACTGCCCGTTTCGGTCAGGACAGAAATAGAGACCTTCGGCGCGCTTTTCGGCACAAAGGTCCCTGAGGTAGTGCATCAGGCGTCTCGACACCATACGACAGGACAGGGCGGCATAAGGAAGGACTTGAGATATGGATCACAAGGTGGCGCGGGAACCGTTCGACCATATTCGAAGGCGGTTAGTAGTTCATAAGCCCAGATAGGCAGGGGTGTTCCTGCGGCCCCCTAGATCCAGCCGCCGCGGACTACCATCACCCACATGACGCGTGTACTGCTCGCCGAGGACGACGCATCCATCTCGGAACCCCTGGCCCGCGCTCTGCGCCGGGAGGGGTACGAGGTCGAGGTCCGGGAGGACGGCCCCACGGCCCTGGACGCCGGGCTGCAGGGCGGCGTCGACCTCGTCGTCCTGGACCTCGGGCTGCCGGGCATGGATGGCCTGGAAGTGGCCCGCCGGCTGCGTGCCGAGGGCCACGGCTTCCCGATCCTGGTCCTCACCGCCCGCGCGGACGAGGTCGACACGGTCGTCGGCCTCGACGCCGGCGCCGACGACTACGTGACCAAGCCCTTCCGCCTCGCCGAACTGCTGGCCCGGGTCCGGGCCCTGCTCCGGCGCGGCGCGAACGAGACGGCCCAGCCCCCCGCCACCCACGGCGTGCGCATCGACGTCGAATCGCACCGGGCCTGGATGGGGGAGGAGGAGCTCCAGCTCACGGCCAAGGAGTTCGACCTGCTGCGCGTCCTGGTCCGCGACGCCGGCCGGGTCGTCACCCGCGACCAGCTCATGCGCGAGGTCTGGGACACCACCTGGTGGTCCTCCACCAAGACCCTCGACATGCACATCTCCTGGCTGCGCAAGAAGCTGGGCGACGACGCCGCCAACCCCCGCTACATCGCCACCGTCCGGGGCGTCGGCTTCCGCTTCGAGAAGAGCTGAGCACCTT is a genomic window containing:
- a CDS encoding peptide MFS transporter yields the protein MASSLTRDAADPSTEKTFFGHPRGLATLFMTEMWERFSYYGMRALLVYYLVSGGADAATGSQGGGLAMTAATTTAIYSVYVSMVYLMAMPGGWFGDRVWGARKTVAIAGFVIMAGHLSLALPGQAMFFVGLILVAAGSGLLKANISTMVGHLYDGPEDPRRDGGFTLFYVGINLGAFVAPLVVGTVGKEHNWHMGFALAAVGMGLGLVQFLLGTKHLSPKSSLVPNPLSPEERKAVLTKVVFAVLGIALFYGAVVALGAYTLNWALVPLTLAGLIIPIAVLARIKRDKDLSGSEQSKMTAYIWFFIAAAVFWMIYDQGGSTLSLFADDKTAGTVFGFDFSATWYQSLNPLFVMALAPVFAWLWLWLARKNQEPNTIVKFAMGLVLIGASFFVFIVPMGMATGDVKVSPMWLVSIYMIQTIGELCVSPVGLSVTTKMAPQKYASQMMGVWFLAVTAGDCITSLLSIGGVDLNGTSVIAFQALAAVLAGFAVYSYRKKVQTLMGGVH
- a CDS encoding response regulator transcription factor translates to MTRVLLAEDDASISEPLARALRREGYEVEVREDGPTALDAGLQGGVDLVVLDLGLPGMDGLEVARRLRAEGHGFPILVLTARADEVDTVVGLDAGADDYVTKPFRLAELLARVRALLRRGANETAQPPATHGVRIDVESHRAWMGEEELQLTAKEFDLLRVLVRDAGRVVTRDQLMREVWDTTWWSSTKTLDMHISWLRKKLGDDAANPRYIATVRGVGFRFEKS